In the genome of Daucus carota subsp. sativus chromosome 9, DH1 v3.0, whole genome shotgun sequence, the window TGTGGGGTCCGAGAAGCCGGAGGGTTATAACGTGGAAGGAATTGTGCTAGTGCATCCGTACTTTTGGGGACGAGAAGCGTTGAGTGGTGAACCTGTGGAGCCTCAGAGCAGAGATTTTCTAGACAGGCTGTGGAGTTTTGTCAAGCCGAGTACTAGAGGGCTGGATGACCCGTTGATCGATCCGAGTAAGGATCCGGGTTTATCGAGCCTGGGATGCAAGAGAGTGCTGATATTTGTGGCGGGGAAAGATGTTCTGAAGCAGAGGGGATTGTTTTACAAAGAGGTCCTGGACAAAAGTGGTTGGGGAGGACAAGTTGAAGTTGTTGAGACGAAAGAGGAGGATCATGTGTTTCATTTGTTTAATCCCACAACAGACAATGCTGTGTCATTGGTTAGGTCAGTGGCATCTTTTGTAAATGAGTGAGGGCAAATCGATGTGATTTTGTATCTTAGTTATGAATTGAATAAATTTCCAGCTGTTTATCAATAAGAATGCTTCTTGTAGTTTATTGTGGGAACAAGAATATGCTTATATTTATCCTTCACTATTGcacttgaatttgatttttctttGAAAGCAATTTAATTTTGACAGCTTATCGTCGTCGGTAGTTTTTACTTTTCTAAATATAATCTGAATCAAAATATATCAGTCAGTCCCGACCTAGTTCCATCACTGCATAGCCGGACATTGAGGAAAGAGCAAATACGAGAAACTGACGAAATAtgaaagggaaaatagatttttttgtcactcaacttattatttgtttagaaacctaccactgaactataatttttttcttttttgtcactaatgttaggtttggatttttttttgtcactaacgttaggttcggatttgattattaacactatgttatttttttagca includes:
- the LOC108201267 gene encoding probable carboxylesterase 1, which encodes MVVSVNYRRAPEHPLPAAYEDSWEALQWIASHSRRTGSEPWLNEHADLQSVFFGGDSAGANIAHNMAIRVGSEKPEGYNVEGIVLVHPYFWGREALSGEPVEPQSRDFLDRLWSFVKPSTRGLDDPLIDPSKDPGLSSLGCKRVLIFVAGKDVLKQRGLFYKEVLDKSGWGGQVEVVETKEEDHVFHLFNPTTDNAVSLVRSVASFVNE